Genomic segment of Arachis hypogaea cultivar Tifrunner chromosome 16, arahy.Tifrunner.gnm2.J5K5, whole genome shotgun sequence:
GCACACATGTTCTTATTTCCTCTTTTGGGATGGGGGTTTCGTTGGATTGTAGTGTACCTTATGTAATTGGGCAGGATGTTTAACCCTCTATCTACAGGATACTTTCTGAATACTCAAAGATACCTCCAAATGCAGTAATGCCTTCAGTCAAAAGGTAAGGGATATTTTAAGAAAAGCGCTTATAAAATTAATCTCTCTTTGTTAGCGTTACATTCTATTGCAATTTGCTGCCTACATGTTAATTATTACAAATAATACTGTATTTAATATGCCAATTGTCAAGAAAAATTGATCTTTCAATTGGTCAAACAACCTTATTCTAATTGTGTTTTATGGGATGAGAAGGTCAGGATATATTTTCTTCATCTAATGGTTCTTGTTTGTAAATCGTCTTTCTCCAAATTCGGtctatttatttttaaactaattttctTACTTTCACTGAATTACTCTTCTATTGGGATTTTGTGTTTAGAAGTGATCGTAGTTGCATGGCTCATGCCTTGTGTTTTGTATCTAATGCAGTGAGTCCAAGGAAGTGCCAGTGTCAGTTGTAGCAGAAAGCCCTCTGGAGTCATCTTCAGCTCCTGCTTCTGCAGCTGAAGCTTTTGGAGGTCCTGTGTTTTCTACCATCTTCAGTGTATGTAATCTAGTTGCATGCCATTTACTTCAACTATGTCTTCTTCCCTAACAAAAAAACTTTTGCATTGTACTATATCATTTCTTTcgcttttcaatttatttttatttttattgtattttattcaCATAAAACTATTGCAGACATCTAAGACTGCTGGAAATTCAGATATAGAAAATTTTAGACAGCCTTCTGCCACTGTAACTTCCACATCTCAAAGTGGTATTTTGTCCCCTGCACCTGCTATACAAATACCATCTGCCTCTCCTTCAGGTTTATCTTTGTCTGGCTTCCCGGTTGGCCCTTTTGAAACATTCAACAGTGGCAATCAAGTCACGAATCTTGTTAAGCCTTCTAGTTTCTTTGCCTCCGCTTCTTCATCTTCACAAATAAGTGcacctatttcttcttcttcatcccctAGCACAGCTCTTCAACATTCCTTGAATATGCCACACCAATATGGAAGGACAATGCCGCAACCCTTTCCACCACCTAATCTTTCTCCGTCTAT
This window contains:
- the LOC112754555 gene encoding mRNA-decapping enzyme-like protein, whose protein sequence is MSQSQSKKLTPNLDRQSTKVLNLTVLQRIDPFIAEILFTAAHVSFYEFNIETNQWSRKDVEGSLFVVKRNVQPQFQFIVMNRRNTDNLVENLLDFEYELKKPYLLYRNAAQEVNGIWFYNEDECEEVANLFNRILSEYSKIPPNAVMPSVKSESKEVPVSVVAESPLESSSAPASAAEAFGGPVFSTIFSTSKTAGNSDIENFRQPSATVTSTSQSGILSPAPAIQIPSASPSGLSLSGFPVGPFETFNSGNQVTNLVKPSSFFASASSSSQISAPISSSSSPSTALQHSLNMPHQYGRTMPQPFPPPNLSPSIPTGSSLTISRDKVRDALLSLVQDDQFIDLVFQTFLKLNHS